The Flavobacterium sp. HJ-32-4 genome contains a region encoding:
- a CDS encoding pitrilysin family protein yields MKKSLMALGAVLSLGGAATAQKVNFEEYDLPNGLHVILHNDNSAPVVVTSVMYHVGAKDEQPDRTGFAHFFEHLLFEGTENIKRGEWFKIVTSNGGVNNANTTDDRTYYFEVFPSNSLELGLWMESERMLHPVINQIGVDTQNEVVKEEKRLRYDNSPYGQLLPQVKKYMFKNHPYRWTTIGDMAHLDAAKLEEFQAFNKKFYIPNNAVLVVAGDLGNIDQTKKWVSQYFGSIPKGAPITRQTYTEAPITETINATFEDPNIQLPMVVTAYRTPSMKTRDARILDMISTILSDGKSSRLYKKVVDDKKMALQMAAFNYSQEDYGTYFIYGLPQSPFTMDDLVKEIDEEITKLQTTLISESEFQKLQNKYENQYVNANSGVEGVADNLATFYLLYKDVNLINTELDLYRSITREEIREVAKKYLNPNQRLILRYVPAQEKAQN; encoded by the coding sequence ATGAAAAAATCATTGATGGCTTTAGGTGCTGTACTCTCTTTAGGTGGAGCCGCTACGGCCCAGAAAGTGAACTTCGAGGAGTATGACCTGCCCAACGGGCTTCACGTCATCCTCCACAACGACAACTCCGCGCCTGTCGTCGTCACCTCGGTGATGTACCACGTCGGTGCAAAAGACGAACAACCTGATCGCACAGGATTTGCGCACTTCTTCGAACACCTTCTTTTCGAAGGGACCGAAAACATCAAACGCGGCGAGTGGTTCAAGATCGTAACGTCCAACGGTGGTGTAAACAACGCCAATACGACCGACGACCGTACGTACTACTTTGAAGTGTTCCCTTCCAACAGCCTCGAACTGGGTCTGTGGATGGAATCAGAGCGGATGCTTCACCCGGTCATCAACCAAATCGGGGTCGACACCCAGAACGAGGTGGTGAAAGAAGAGAAACGTCTCCGTTATGACAACAGTCCATACGGACAACTTCTTCCACAAGTGAAGAAATACATGTTCAAGAACCACCCGTATCGCTGGACGACCATCGGTGACATGGCCCACCTGGATGCGGCCAAACTCGAGGAGTTCCAGGCATTCAACAAGAAGTTCTACATCCCGAACAATGCTGTATTGGTAGTGGCGGGTGACCTTGGAAACATCGACCAGACTAAAAAATGGGTTTCGCAGTACTTTGGCAGCATCCCGAAAGGGGCTCCGATCACGCGTCAGACCTACACAGAAGCGCCGATCACTGAAACGATCAATGCAACGTTCGAAGATCCGAACATCCAATTGCCAATGGTGGTAACGGCCTACCGCACCCCTTCCATGAAGACCCGCGATGCCCGTATCCTGGATATGATCTCGACCATCCTCAGCGATGGTAAGAGCTCACGCCTCTACAAAAAAGTGGTGGACGACAAGAAAATGGCGCTCCAAATGGCCGCTTTCAACTACAGCCAGGAAGATTATGGCACGTATTTCATCTACGGCTTGCCACAGTCGCCTTTCACGATGGATGACCTCGTGAAAGAAATCGACGAAGAGATCACCAAACTCCAAACGACCCTGATTTCCGAAAGCGAGTTCCAGAAACTGCAGAACAAATACGAAAATCAGTACGTCAACGCTAACTCAGGTGTAGAAGGTGTAGCCGATAACCTCGCGACTTTCTATCTTCTTTACAAGGATGTCAACCTGATCAACACCGAGCTTGACCTGTACCGTTCGATCACACGTGAGGAAATCCGGGAGGTTGCTAAAAAGTACCTCAACCCGAACCAACGTCTTATCCTCCGTTATGTTCCGGCCCAAGAAAAAGCCCAAAACTAA
- the rplU gene encoding 50S ribosomal protein L21 → MYAIVEIAGQQFKVSKDSKVFVHRLAGEAGSKVSFDKVLLLDDNGTITLGAPAIEGATVEATVLQHLKGDKVIVFKKKRRKGYKKKNGHRQSLTEIQIGGIVTSAPKKAAAKKEAAPASEEAAEAPKKAPKAKKEESTESAE, encoded by the coding sequence ATGTATGCAATCGTAGAGATAGCAGGGCAACAATTTAAAGTTAGCAAAGACTCAAAGGTGTTCGTTCACCGTTTGGCAGGCGAGGCTGGTTCGAAAGTTTCTTTCGACAAAGTGCTTCTCCTCGATGACAACGGAACCATCACCCTGGGCGCCCCGGCTATAGAAGGTGCAACTGTTGAGGCCACCGTGCTTCAGCACCTGAAAGGCGACAAAGTGATCGTCTTCAAAAAGAAAAGAAGAAAAGGCTACAAGAAGAAAAACGGACACCGTCAGTCTCTTACAGAGATCCAGATTGGTGGTATCGTAACTTCGGCTCCAAAGAAAGCGGCTGCTAAGAAAGAAGCAGCGCCAGCATCCGAGGAAGCAGCAGAGGCTCCTAAAAAAGCCCCGAAAGCCAAAAAAGAGGAATCAACCGAATCAGCTGAATAA
- the rpmA gene encoding 50S ribosomal protein L27, protein MAHKKGVGSSKNGRESESKRLGVKIFGGQAAIAGNIIVRQRGSKHNPGDNVYMGKDHTLHAKVDGVVRFQKKGDNKSYVSIVPFEA, encoded by the coding sequence ATGGCTCACAAGAAAGGCGTCGGTAGTTCCAAGAACGGACGCGAATCAGAAAGCAAACGTCTGGGCGTTAAGATTTTCGGCGGGCAGGCTGCAATCGCCGGTAATATCATCGTGCGTCAGCGCGGCTCAAAACATAACCCAGGCGACAACGTATATATGGGCAAAGACCACACCCTACACGCAAAAGTAGACGGTGTTGTACGTTTCCAGAAAAAAGGCGACAACAAGTCGTATGTATCGATCGTTCCGTTCGAAGCATAA
- the ahcY gene encoding adenosylhomocysteinase, translating into MSTQTLPYVAYKVKDISLAAWGRKEIELAEAEMPGLMALREEYKNEQPLKGARIAGCLHMTIQTAVLIETLKALGAEVTWSSCNIFSTQDHAAAAIAAAGLQVYAWKGMNEEEFDWCIEQTLFFGEDRQPLNMILDDGGDLTNMVLDRYPELVAGIKGLSEETTTGVHRLYERVKNGTLPMPAINVNDSVTKSKFDNKYGCKESAVDAIRRATDLMLAGKRVVVCGYGDVGKGTAASFRGAGSIVTVTEIDPICALQAAMDGFEVKKLDTVIATADIVITTTGNKDIVVGRHFEQMKDKTVVCNIGHFDNEIDMAWLNKNYGASKVEIKPQVDKYTIDGKDIIILAEGRLVNLGCATGHPSFVMSNSFTNQTLAQIELWKHADKYGNDVYMLPKHLDEKVAKLHLAKLGVELEELNKEQAEYIGVKVEGPYKPEYYRY; encoded by the coding sequence ATGAGCACACAGACATTGCCGTATGTGGCCTATAAAGTGAAGGACATTTCGCTGGCGGCCTGGGGACGGAAGGAAATCGAACTGGCGGAAGCTGAAATGCCCGGACTGATGGCGCTTCGCGAGGAATATAAGAACGAGCAGCCATTGAAAGGCGCACGTATCGCAGGGTGCTTGCACATGACGATACAGACGGCGGTGTTGATCGAGACGCTGAAAGCACTGGGCGCGGAAGTGACCTGGAGCTCTTGTAATATTTTCTCTACGCAAGACCACGCAGCAGCTGCGATTGCAGCAGCGGGCCTTCAGGTGTATGCCTGGAAAGGAATGAACGAAGAGGAATTCGACTGGTGTATTGAGCAAACGCTGTTTTTCGGTGAAGACCGTCAGCCTTTGAACATGATCCTTGACGACGGTGGCGACCTGACCAACATGGTATTGGATCGTTATCCGGAATTGGTAGCAGGTATCAAAGGTCTGTCTGAAGAGACGACTACAGGCGTACACCGTCTGTATGAGCGTGTGAAGAATGGTACGCTTCCGATGCCGGCGATCAACGTAAACGATTCGGTGACGAAGTCGAAATTCGACAACAAATACGGCTGTAAGGAGTCGGCAGTTGACGCGATCCGTCGTGCGACTGACCTGATGCTGGCTGGTAAGCGTGTGGTAGTATGTGGCTACGGTGACGTAGGTAAAGGTACAGCGGCTTCTTTCCGTGGTGCCGGTTCTATCGTAACCGTGACGGAAATTGACCCGATCTGTGCGCTTCAGGCGGCAATGGACGGATTTGAAGTGAAGAAACTGGATACGGTGATCGCTACGGCCGACATCGTGATCACGACTACCGGTAACAAAGACATCGTGGTAGGCCGTCACTTCGAACAAATGAAAGATAAGACGGTAGTGTGTAACATCGGCCACTTCGACAATGAGATCGACATGGCATGGTTAAACAAAAACTACGGTGCGTCGAAAGTGGAAATCAAGCCACAGGTTGACAAATACACCATCGATGGCAAAGACATCATCATCCTGGCGGAAGGCCGTTTGGTAAACCTGGGATGTGCGACAGGCCACCCAAGTTTCGTAATGTCGAACTCGTTCACCAACCAGACACTGGCGCAGATCGAGTTGTGGAAACACGCTGACAAATACGGTAACGACGTTTACATGCTGCCGAAACACCTCGATGAGAAAGTAGCGAAACTGCACCTTGCGAAACTGGGTGTTGAGCTCGAGGAGCTGAACAAGGAGCAGGCGGAGTATATCGGTGTGAAGGTGGAAGGACCTTATAAGCCGGAGTACTATCGTTATTAA
- a CDS encoding 4'-phosphopantetheinyl transferase superfamily protein, giving the protein MPLYTTLTVDDHARLYVWKITESYDELATGMRLKPASEARLSGMKSEQHRRGFLSVRALLHAAGYSDFDLYYDASGKPHLLDGRYISISHSFGFSAIIVSDRLTGIDLELRRDKIRLIDYKFAEHEMKYLNPEYHDDYIARLTVIWGVKEAIFKIRNEPGISFKDHIFVLPFERATGQATAELHFGDRHAPFDIRFLEIEDYTIVYAFEK; this is encoded by the coding sequence ATGCCGCTTTATACTACCCTTACCGTCGATGACCACGCCCGGCTTTACGTCTGGAAAATCACCGAATCGTATGACGAACTGGCCACAGGCATGCGACTGAAACCAGCCAGCGAAGCCCGCCTGTCAGGCATGAAGTCCGAACAGCACCGCCGCGGCTTCCTGTCTGTACGCGCCCTGCTGCACGCCGCCGGCTACTCCGACTTCGACCTTTATTATGATGCCTCCGGCAAACCACACCTGCTCGACGGCCGCTATATTTCCATCAGTCACTCCTTTGGTTTTTCCGCCATCATCGTCTCCGACCGTCTTACCGGCATCGACCTGGAACTCCGCCGCGACAAAATCCGCCTCATCGACTACAAGTTCGCCGAACATGAAATGAAGTACCTTAACCCTGAGTACCACGACGACTACATCGCGCGGCTGACCGTCATCTGGGGCGTCAAGGAAGCCATTTTCAAAATCCGGAACGAACCCGGAATCAGTTTCAAAGACCATATCTTTGTACTTCCTTTCGAAAGGGCAACGGGCCAGGCCACAGCCGAACTGCACTTCGGCGACCGCCATGCCCCGTTCGACATCCGCTTTCTTGAAATCGAGGATTACACTATTGTTTATGCCTTTGAAAAATGA
- a CDS encoding geranylgeranylglyceryl/heptaprenylglyceryl phosphate synthase, with protein sequence MPLKNDVIPSLYGHLLDARSRGEKALAVLIDPDKVTLAQVDALSHRLEASPATYLFVGGSTGPTDHLDELVLALKVRTGLPIVLFPGHPSQLSRHADALLYLSLLSGRNPDFLIGHHVASAQAVVASKLEVIPTGYILCGSDDRTSVARVSETAPLPFADGDHIVDTALAAQLLGKQLVYLEAGSGAREALPADIIKRVADQLSIPLIVGGGIRTQKGIHDAHHAGADLVVIGTAFENDPDFFLHG encoded by the coding sequence ATGCCTTTGAAAAATGACGTCATACCCTCGCTCTACGGCCACCTGCTCGACGCCCGGTCACGCGGCGAAAAAGCACTTGCCGTATTGATCGACCCCGACAAGGTTACTCTGGCACAGGTTGACGCGTTGTCGCATCGCCTCGAAGCCTCCCCGGCCACCTACCTGTTTGTAGGCGGAAGCACCGGCCCTACCGACCACCTCGATGAACTGGTACTGGCGCTGAAGGTCCGAACCGGACTTCCCATCGTGTTGTTTCCCGGGCATCCGTCGCAACTGTCGCGCCACGCCGATGCGTTGTTGTACCTCTCGCTTCTTTCCGGTCGCAATCCCGATTTCCTGATTGGGCATCATGTGGCCTCGGCCCAGGCGGTGGTGGCCTCCAAACTGGAAGTCATCCCCACCGGCTATATTCTTTGCGGCAGCGACGACCGTACTTCCGTGGCACGTGTCAGCGAAACAGCCCCCCTTCCGTTCGCCGACGGTGACCACATCGTCGACACAGCCCTTGCCGCACAATTGCTAGGCAAACAACTGGTCTATCTCGAAGCAGGCAGCGGTGCCCGCGAAGCCCTTCCCGCGGATATAATCAAACGCGTAGCCGACCAACTTTCGATCCCATTGATCGTTGGCGGTGGCATCCGTACCCAAAAAGGCATCCACGACGCCCACCATGCCGGTGCCGACCTCGTCGTAATCGGAACGGCATTTGAAAACGACCCTGATTTCTTCCTCCATGGATGA
- the pnuC gene encoding nicotinamide riboside transporter PnuC, which produces MVSFLLNPYRDRPVYAIVLEALTFVLGIASVWLARKTHILTYPVGLIATAITAWLLYEAGYLGDMSVNIYFTLMSFYGWYRWSKNRNADSDIAISRTTKREKIAGFGLFCLTIVVIFGIYAAFDMEIETANYIDILTSGLFFTAMWFMALKKIENWTLWIVGDCIAVPLYWHRGLGILALEYVVFTALAIMAYQEWRTLLKHKTTR; this is translated from the coding sequence ATCGTTTCCTTCCTGCTCAACCCTTACCGCGATAGGCCCGTCTACGCCATCGTACTGGAAGCACTCACGTTCGTACTGGGCATCGCCAGTGTATGGCTCGCACGAAAGACCCATATCCTTACCTATCCGGTAGGACTTATCGCGACCGCCATCACCGCCTGGCTCTTGTATGAAGCCGGTTACCTTGGCGACATGAGCGTCAATATCTACTTTACCCTGATGAGTTTTTACGGCTGGTACCGGTGGTCGAAAAACCGTAACGCCGATTCCGATATTGCGATTTCCAGAACGACAAAACGTGAAAAAATAGCAGGTTTCGGCTTGTTTTGTCTCACAATTGTCGTAATTTTCGGGATTTACGCCGCTTTTGACATGGAAATCGAAACGGCGAATTATATTGACATACTGACCTCAGGGCTCTTTTTTACCGCGATGTGGTTCATGGCCCTGAAAAAAATCGAAAACTGGACGCTCTGGATCGTAGGCGATTGTATCGCCGTGCCACTCTACTGGCACCGCGGTCTCGGCATCCTGGCGCTGGAGTACGTCGTTTTTACGGCACTGGCGATAATGGCATACCAAGAATGGAGAACACTACTGAAACACAAAACAACGCGATAA
- a CDS encoding DUF4301 family protein, with amino-acid sequence MENTTETQNNAIKQLKRAYPEFTDDDFIQIAAHGLTPADVLRQLQIFETGIGKAHLDRPAVIGDGIRAYSEVVHGEFAAFFDSVRDQYRLKKFVPASGAASRMFKFLSEFRNEFDISRETINAYINRKGAKELQIFLAGLEKFPFYETVRSALRQRQPQFETFTRDHQTLCFIDTMLSENALDYTNRPKGVLPFHKYFDHTAVPVEEHLNEGAYYAASNRESHIHFTVSEAHRTLFEDAVDAVKDKIARRSGNEISIRFSYQQKATDSISVDEHNRPCRHDGELLFRPGGHGALIRNLGELDSDIIFIKNIDNVIQNHVAETTLYKKSLAGILVSTQQKVFGYLQALETATTPAKLAEIRLFVETELSLSIMDDFDKFTDDNKIAYLRDRLNRPIRVCGMVRNEGEPGGGPFWVRSPKGSLSLQIVESAQVDHDNKTQVGILKSATHFNPVDLVCGIRDYKGQKFNLDHFVDTEAGFIVEKAKHGKLVKSYELPGLWNGAMAKWITLFVEVPLITFNPVKTVNDLLKPAHQPQL; translated from the coding sequence ATGGAGAACACTACTGAAACACAAAACAACGCGATAAAACAACTCAAACGCGCCTATCCGGAATTTACGGATGACGACTTCATCCAGATCGCGGCACACGGACTTACCCCCGCCGACGTCCTGCGGCAACTGCAGATTTTCGAGACCGGTATCGGCAAGGCCCATTTAGACCGGCCGGCCGTAATCGGCGATGGCATCCGGGCGTATTCAGAAGTCGTGCATGGTGAATTTGCCGCTTTTTTTGACAGCGTCCGCGACCAATACCGACTGAAGAAATTTGTTCCTGCGTCTGGTGCGGCCAGCCGGATGTTCAAGTTCCTGAGCGAATTCCGCAATGAATTCGACATCAGCCGTGAGACCATCAACGCGTACATCAACCGTAAAGGCGCAAAAGAGCTGCAGATTTTCCTGGCCGGGCTCGAAAAATTCCCGTTCTACGAAACCGTACGGAGCGCCTTGCGTCAACGGCAGCCGCAGTTCGAAACCTTTACCCGAGACCACCAGACACTCTGCTTTATCGACACTATGTTGTCGGAAAACGCACTCGATTATACCAATCGCCCGAAAGGTGTACTGCCCTTCCATAAATACTTCGACCACACCGCCGTTCCGGTGGAAGAGCATTTGAATGAAGGGGCGTATTATGCCGCTTCCAACCGCGAATCCCACATCCATTTCACGGTATCAGAGGCACATCGCACCCTGTTTGAAGACGCCGTAGATGCGGTAAAGGACAAAATCGCACGCCGTTCCGGAAATGAAATTTCCATCCGGTTTTCGTACCAACAAAAAGCAACCGACTCCATTTCCGTAGACGAACACAATCGCCCCTGCCGACACGATGGCGAACTGCTATTTAGGCCCGGTGGTCACGGCGCGCTCATCCGCAACCTGGGCGAGTTGGATTCCGACATTATTTTTATCAAAAATATCGACAACGTCATCCAGAACCACGTCGCCGAGACGACGCTCTATAAAAAATCACTTGCGGGCATCCTGGTCAGCACCCAGCAAAAAGTATTTGGCTATTTACAGGCCCTTGAGACGGCCACGACTCCGGCGAAACTGGCGGAAATCCGCTTGTTCGTCGAAACCGAGCTCTCTCTATCCATCATGGACGACTTCGACAAATTTACCGACGACAATAAAATCGCCTACCTCCGTGATCGCCTCAACCGACCGATTCGCGTGTGTGGCATGGTACGCAATGAAGGCGAACCCGGCGGAGGCCCTTTCTGGGTGCGGAGTCCGAAAGGTTCGCTCTCGCTACAGATCGTCGAATCGGCACAGGTCGACCATGACAATAAAACGCAGGTCGGCATCCTGAAGAGCGCCACCCACTTCAACCCTGTTGATTTGGTGTGTGGCATACGCGATTATAAAGGACAGAAATTCAACCTCGATCACTTCGTCGATACCGAAGCCGGATTCATTGTCGAGAAAGCCAAACACGGTAAATTGGTAAAAAGCTACGAACTACCCGGACTCTGGAACGGCGCCATGGCTAAATGGATCACGCTTTTCGTGGAAGTGCCGCTCATTACCTTCAACCCGGTGAAAACGGTCAATGACCTGTTGAAACCGGCCCACCAGCCGCAACTTTGA
- the arfB gene encoding alternative ribosome rescue aminoacyl-tRNA hydrolase ArfB gives MDAEKLRAELQYKAVRSSGPGGQNVNKVASKVVVTFDVDASNALDDDEKGRLREKLASRLTSAHVLMMAADDDRSQLTNKEIATRRLLELIRKALLVPKKRKPTKVPRAVIEKRIKAKRTTSEIKRNRRKPEF, from the coding sequence ATGGATGCTGAGAAACTGCGCGCAGAACTACAATACAAAGCCGTCAGGAGCTCCGGTCCCGGCGGACAAAACGTCAATAAAGTCGCTTCTAAAGTTGTCGTGACCTTTGACGTCGACGCATCGAACGCCCTTGACGACGATGAAAAAGGAAGGTTGCGCGAAAAACTGGCCTCGCGACTCACATCGGCGCACGTACTCATGATGGCCGCCGATGACGACCGCAGCCAATTGACGAACAAGGAAATTGCAACCCGTCGTCTTCTCGAACTTATCCGAAAAGCACTCCTCGTGCCCAAAAAACGAAAACCGACCAAAGTACCGCGCGCGGTGATCGAAAAACGCATCAAGGCAAAAAGAACCACTTCGGAAATCAAGCGAAACCGGCGGAAACCGGAGTTTTAA